One Setaria viridis chromosome 5, Setaria_viridis_v4.0, whole genome shotgun sequence genomic region harbors:
- the LOC117856312 gene encoding uncharacterized protein has product MAARSVAHFAHPAHELNLISYTLPCWCDLCGDRISTGTGYSCRRCCFDMREDCAKYPETLRFFFAHPWHDLTLSRAAAAASCCDICREDNRTSPRTARSDLHPGHALTAVPAVGTCAACRRPCYVWIYRCGPCKVDLHIVCVRPSCGSSDAGDGAGDQRGARKEKGSLRGAIENRLQEMGAETIIMTLIENL; this is encoded by the exons ATGGCAGCAAGATCGGTAGCTCACTTCGCCCACCCCGCCCACGAGCTCAACCTCATCTCCTACACCTTGCCGTGCTGGTGCGACCTGTGCGGCGACAGGATCAGCACCGGCACCGGATacagctgccgccgctgctgcttcgACATGCGCGAGGACTGCGCCAAGTACCCGGAGACGCTGCGCTTCTTCTTCGCGCACCCGTGGCACGACCTCaccctctcccgcgccgccgccgccgcctcgtgctgCGACATATGCCGCGAGGACAATAGGACATCGCCGCGG ACGGCGCGCAGCGACCTGCACCCGGGCCACGCCCTGACGGCGGTGCCCGCGGTGGGGACGTGCGCGGCGTGCCGCAGACCCTGCTACGTGTGGATCTACCGCTGCGGGCCGTGCAAGGTGGACCTCCACATCGTGTGCGTGCGCCCATCGTGCGGCAGCAGcgacgccggcgatggcgcgggAGACCAACGTGGAGCGAGGAAAGAGAAGGGGTCCCTGCGTGGGGCGATTGAGAATCGTCTTCAGGAAATGGGAGCGGAAACCATAATCATGACGCTAATTGAGAACCTCTGA
- the LOC140222830 gene encoding uncharacterized protein has translation MVIDAIIASWKIGKVLVDNGSSTYIIFANTFREMKIDLHLLQPAEVPLLSFGGKAVKALVKISLPISFGNQDNTTTEHITFNVVEMYYPYFPILGRGFINKFDATIRQLFLCMKIPAPKGVITIYGDQQIARNVEKGATPSQKNVYHLTTPSEAEPQEKTKPYIEHKRDKEKIKISTDGKIKRVLLDSYIADRHVTIGANLDREEELELITFLRRNKDVFAWSASDLQRVDREIIEHILDIRPGAKLKNQKLRKMSEEKAQTMKAEVDRLLEANVIRPILYPKWLANTVPVKKKNGRW, from the coding sequence ATGGTGATTGATGCCATTATTGCCAGTTGGAAGATAGGAAAAGTCTTGGTGGACAACGGCAGCTCCACATACATTATATTCGCTAACACATTCAGGGAGATGAAAATTGACCTGCACCTTCTCCAGCCAGCAGAAGTTCCGCTCCTAAGCTTTGGAGGGAAGGCAGTCAAAGCTCTGGTAAAGATATCACTCCCGATCTCTTTTGGCAATCAAGACAACACAACAACTGAGCACATCACATTCAACGTTGTTGAAATGTATTACCCATATTTCCCCATCCTCGGGCGGGGTTTCATCAACAAATTTGATGCAACTATCAGGCAACTCTTCCTCTGCATGAAGATTCCAGCCCCAAAGGGAGTCATCACTATCTATGGTGACCAGCAAATAGCAAGAAATGTAGAGAAAGGTGCAACACCAAGCCAAAAGAATGTCTACCATCTGACCACCCCGAGCGAAGCTGAACCACAAGAGAAAACAAAGCCTTACATTGAACACAAGAGAGACAAAGAGAAGATCAAGATAAGTACTGATGGCAAAATCAAAAGGGTCCTTCTTGACAGTTACATTGCGGACAGACATGTTACCATCGGGGCTAACCTCGAccgtgaggaggagctcgaactGATCACGTTCTTGAGAAGGAACAAGGATGTCTTCGCCTGGTCCGCAAGTGATCTCCAGAGAGTAGATAGAGAGATAATTGAACACATCCTCGATATTAGGCCTGGCGCGAAGCTGAAGAATCAAAAATTGAGAAAGATGTCTGAGGAAAAGGCACAGACAATGAAGGCGGAGGTGGACAGGTTGCTCGAAGCTAATGTGATCAGGCCCATACTATACCCAAAATGGCTTGCCAATACTGTTCCGGTCAAAAAGAAGAATGGAAGATGGTGA